A window from Heliangelus exortis chromosome 17, bHelExo1.hap1, whole genome shotgun sequence encodes these proteins:
- the LOC139804072 gene encoding ankyrin repeat domain-containing protein 7-like, which produces MGADVHARDQQQRTPLMMAASVGKMKLIQVLLHYGADISHKDADGRTADDYACIYGYPSLSEQLSESAAPKKAEAARAGDIKLSWDQTPTSFSEVLKSSLSLRGHITLKES; this is translated from the exons AtgggagctgatgtgcatgctcgAGACCAGCAACAAAG aaccccactcatgatgGCTGCTTCTGTCGGGAAGATGAAATTGATCCAAGTTCTCCTGCATTACGGTGCTGACATTTCCCATAAAGATGCTGATGGGCGGACAGCTGATGATTATGCTTGTATTTATGGGTATCCCAG tCTTAGtgagcagctgtcagaaagtgcagctccaaagaaggcagaagcagctcgTGCAGGTGACATTAAATTGTCCTGGGATCAAACGCCTACCTCCTTctctgaggttttaaaatccagtctgtCCTTACGAGGCCACATAACCCTAAAAGAATcttag